Proteins encoded by one window of Calonectris borealis chromosome 32, bCalBor7.hap1.2, whole genome shotgun sequence:
- the BLOC1S3 gene encoding biogenesis of lysosome-related organelles complex 1 subunit 3, which yields MAAPRPPRVVPGEASESDSEPELLGGAPGGAPGAGLKVPGEASETEEEEEEEEGERPKTPPVPAEEPAAVWGGTRGDPSLLQQRLREGTGRLRGAVGSALRQSYGSAARHLGGLGGALGRAQAAAAAAAHCLRLARRDLRAVAATVDIVTACRLLPDIRGQLPAL from the coding sequence atggccgccccccgcccccccagggtGGTGCCGGGCGAAGCCTCCGAGAGCGACTCAGAGCcggagctgctggggggggcccccgggggggcccccggggccgggctgaAGGTGCCGGGCGAAGCCTCCGAGaccgaagaggaggaggaggaggaagagggcgAGAGGCCGAAGACCCCCCCGGTGCCGGCGGAGGAGCCGGCGgcggtttgggggggcacccggggggaccCCTCGCTGCTACAGCAGCGGctgcgggaggggacggggcggctgcggggggcggtgggcagcgccCTGCGGCAGAGCTACGGCAGCGCCGCGCGGCacctgggggggttggggggggccctgggccGGGCGcaggcggccgccgccgccgccgcccactGCCTGCGCCTGGCTCGCCGCGACCTGCGCGCCGTGGCCGCCACCGTCGACATCGTCACCGCCTGCCGCCTCCTGCCCGACATCCGCGGGCAGCTGCCGGCGCTCTGA